In Methylomonas sp. ZR1, one DNA window encodes the following:
- a CDS encoding glycosyltransferase family protein — protein sequence MTLSKQSKRIIVYSHDTFGLGNIRRMLAISKSLVDADPNVSVLILSGSPMLHAFRIPDRIDYIKLPCLSRSVKGDYSVKFLDMEYAQLLTLRSNIILSAVLDFDPDLILVDKKPYGVSDELGAALNLMQRRGHRAKLVLLLRDILDSPESTIPVWKKNGYHDAIQSHYDKVLVVGSPEIYDMRKEYEFPDASHEKVDFCGYIARERSDKRAGEIRQQIGCTQERLVLVTAGGGEDGYQLLHSYLEGLNRQDLGDNTMTLMICGPEMSESRRHQLEVLARGCRNVVIQEFNTDMMACMEAADLVVSMGGYNSTCELLTLRKRAILVPRVKPSQEQWIRAERLALQGLVRAIHPNNLTPKLLMDTVREELRRTNVHHSRMYQIDMGGLPRISQSISDLLYDCAANMPAPIRASTRSASAD from the coding sequence ATGACGCTTAGCAAGCAATCCAAAAGAATCATTGTGTATTCTCACGATACCTTCGGTCTGGGCAATATCCGGCGGATGCTGGCTATTTCTAAATCCTTGGTGGATGCCGACCCGAATGTTTCGGTACTGATCCTGTCCGGCTCGCCGATGTTGCATGCCTTCCGGATTCCGGATCGGATCGATTACATCAAATTGCCTTGTCTGTCGCGTAGCGTGAAAGGCGATTATTCGGTGAAGTTTCTGGACATGGAATACGCCCAATTGCTCACACTGCGCAGCAATATCATCCTCAGCGCGGTGCTCGATTTTGACCCCGATTTGATTCTGGTCGATAAAAAGCCCTACGGCGTCAGTGACGAGTTGGGCGCGGCTTTGAATTTGATGCAGCGCCGTGGCCACCGTGCGAAGCTGGTTTTGTTGTTGCGCGACATCCTCGACAGTCCGGAAAGCACGATACCGGTCTGGAAGAAAAACGGTTACCACGACGCCATTCAGTCGCACTACGACAAGGTGTTGGTTGTCGGTTCGCCGGAGATTTACGACATGCGCAAGGAATACGAGTTTCCCGACGCCAGCCATGAAAAAGTCGACTTCTGCGGCTACATCGCCCGCGAACGCAGCGACAAACGCGCCGGTGAGATTCGGCAGCAAATCGGCTGCACCCAGGAACGACTGGTGTTGGTGACAGCGGGTGGCGGTGAAGACGGCTACCAATTGCTGCATAGCTATCTGGAAGGCTTGAATCGGCAAGATCTGGGCGACAACACCATGACTCTGATGATTTGCGGCCCGGAAATGTCGGAAAGCCGCCGCCACCAGCTCGAAGTTTTGGCTCGCGGCTGTCGTAACGTGGTGATTCAGGAATTTAACACCGACATGATGGCCTGTATGGAAGCCGCTGATTTGGTGGTCAGCATGGGCGGTTATAACTCCACCTGCGAGCTATTGACCCTGCGTAAACGGGCGATTTTGGTGCCGCGCGTCAAACCTTCGCAGGAGCAATGGATACGCGCGGAACGCCTGGCCCTGCAAGGTTTGGTGCGCGCCATTCACCCCAACAATCTGACGCCCAAATTGCTGATGGATACCGTCCGCGAGGAATTGCGCCGCACCAACGTCCACCACAGCCGGATGTATCAAATCGACATGGGCGGCTTGCCGCGCATCAGCCAGTCAATCAGCGACCTGCTTTACGACTGCGCGGCAAACATGCCGGCACCGATCAGGGCCTCAACTCGTAGCGCTAGCGCAGACTAA